DNA sequence from the Prolixibacter sp. SD074 genome:
ATGTGTTCCAGCCGGTATCCTTTGTAGGTTAACAGCACGATGAGGTGGTACATTAAATCTGCTGATTCGTACAGCAGACGTTCGTCATTATTCGCCATCGCCTCGATAACGGTTTCGACCGCTTCTTCGCCCACTTTTTGCGCAATTTTGGCCGTTCCTTTCTGGAAGAGGGAAGTGGTGTACGACCCTTCGGGCATTTCTTCTTTTCGTTTATCAATAAAATCCTGAAGTTCTTTCAGGAACATGAAATCATCGCCCCGGTTCACTTCGCCCCAACAAGTATCGGTACCTGTATGGCAAACCGGTCCGGCGGGGTTCACCTTGATGAGCAGGGTGTCGTCGTCACAATCGGACTGGATGGAAACCACATGCAGGAAATTGCCTGATTCTTCTCCTTTGGTCCAAAGCCGGTTTTTGGTCCGGCTGAAAAAAGTGACTTTGTTTTCCGCTACGGTTTTATCGTAGGCTTCCCTGTTCA
Encoded proteins:
- the hisIE gene encoding bifunctional phosphoribosyl-AMP cyclohydrolase/phosphoribosyl-ATP diphosphatase HisIE, whose product is MELDFDKAGNGLIPAIIQDNVTNKVLMLGFMNREAYDKTVAENKVTFFSRTKNRLWTKGEESGNFLHVVSIQSDCDDDTLLIKVNPAGPVCHTGTDTCWGEVNRGDDFMFLKELQDFIDKRKEEMPEGSYTTSLFQKGTAKIAQKVGEEAVETVIEAMANNDERLLYESADLMYHLIVLLTYKGYRLEHIARELKKRHQ